A genomic window from Candidatus Denitrolinea symbiosum includes:
- a CDS encoding type II toxin-antitoxin system death-on-curing family toxin: protein MRYLTVGEVMEIYSRVMTQSGGSVGILDLGALESAVAQPRMTFNRKELYPTIFEKASALGFSLIQNHPFVDGNKRTDHAAMETFLMLNGYEISASVDEQVDIILGVASGKIDRNAFTDWLRNHIVELL, encoded by the coding sequence ATGCGCTACTTAACGGTGGGAGAAGTGATGGAAATTTACAGCCGCGTGATGACACAGTCAGGCGGTTCGGTGGGAATTCTCGATCTCGGCGCGCTGGAATCGGCAGTTGCCCAACCGCGTATGACCTTTAATAGAAAAGAACTCTACCCAACGATTTTTGAAAAAGCCTCCGCTCTTGGATTTTCCCTGATTCAAAACCATCCCTTCGTAGATGGCAACAAGCGGACAGATCATGCGGCGATGGAAACGTTCCTGATGTTGAATGGATACGAGATTTCCGCCAGCGTGGACGAGCAAGTGGATATCATCCTCGGCGTTGCATCTGGCAAAATAGACCGAAACGCGTTCACAGATTGGTTGCGAAATCACATCGTTGAGTTGTTGTAA
- a CDS encoding SAM-dependent methyltransferase: protein MAKGSKTTKFGTTSRVNHDSSDYYNSKLYSELSDNGHGNGSKPVADNPFPVEYENKIIFGTSENMKEIPDNSLHLMVTSPPYNVSKEYDEDLSLKEYLQLLRNVFTETHRALVYGGRACVNVANLGRKPYIPLSDYISHMMIDIGFKMRGEIIWAKGAGAGVSMAWGSWQSASNPVLRDTHEYILVFSKGVFDRKKGDKENTITKEQFMEWTKSVWTMNPESAKKVKHPAPFPVELPYRLTQLYTFKGDIVLDPFMGSGSTAIAALKSERKYVGYDVDPEYIKIAEERIEPYKQQLVLSL, encoded by the coding sequence ATGGCAAAAGGCTCGAAAACAACCAAGTTTGGAACGACGTCGAGAGTCAATCACGATTCGTCGGATTACTACAATTCCAAACTCTATTCTGAATTATCCGACAACGGCCATGGGAATGGCTCGAAGCCTGTCGCGGATAATCCCTTCCCTGTTGAATACGAAAACAAGATCATTTTTGGAACTTCCGAGAACATGAAGGAAATTCCCGATAATTCTTTGCATTTAATGGTCACGTCACCGCCTTACAATGTTTCCAAAGAATACGATGAAGATCTGTCCCTAAAAGAATACCTGCAACTTCTACGGAATGTTTTTACTGAAACTCATCGCGCGCTGGTTTATGGCGGACGCGCATGCGTAAATGTCGCCAACCTGGGACGCAAACCGTATATTCCGCTTTCCGATTACATTTCCCACATGATGATTGATATCGGTTTCAAAATGCGCGGGGAAATCATTTGGGCAAAAGGCGCGGGCGCGGGAGTTTCGATGGCGTGGGGCAGCTGGCAATCCGCGTCTAATCCAGTTTTGCGCGATACGCATGAATATATTCTTGTCTTCTCGAAAGGCGTGTTTGATCGAAAAAAAGGAGACAAGGAAAACACCATCACCAAAGAACAATTCATGGAATGGACAAAATCCGTTTGGACGATGAATCCGGAATCGGCAAAGAAGGTCAAGCACCCTGCGCCGTTCCCCGTTGAATTGCCATATCGCTTGACTCAACTCTACACATTCAAAGGCGATATTGTCCTTGATCCATTCATGGGAAGCGGGTCAACGGCTATCGCGGCATTGAAATCGGAAAGAAAATATGTGGGTTATGACGTTGATCCCGAATACATCAAGATCGCCGAAGAACGAATAGAGCCATACAAACAACAATTGGTTCTAAGTCTGTAA
- a CDS encoding type II restriction endonuclease subunit R, with protein MSIAELFTDKETVAKIQAKLPKLFHLAELESSRAGKVGMEVGSVREKILVALLLYKFGEQNVQTDLPIHEPESDVIVFGRPLSIKTMTGASFKSVKLIWTVDAEQAIEFAHRYIPSCDMLLVQVNWDNTGGIFLFSQEVQIEALEKMGRASYIKLPKAGTNPRGVELSAKALDVLSAHPQTLKFPVQWYRTKVEYNPYRRWLDFWQEE; from the coding sequence ATGAGTATTGCAGAATTGTTTACGGACAAGGAAACCGTGGCGAAAATACAAGCGAAACTGCCAAAGTTATTTCATTTGGCAGAATTGGAAAGTTCTCGTGCAGGCAAAGTCGGTATGGAAGTTGGTTCGGTCAGGGAAAAAATTCTCGTTGCATTGTTGCTTTATAAATTTGGCGAGCAAAATGTGCAAACTGATCTGCCAATCCATGAGCCTGAGTCGGATGTGATTGTCTTTGGAAGGCCACTTTCCATAAAAACAATGACTGGCGCGAGTTTCAAAAGCGTCAAACTAATCTGGACGGTGGACGCGGAGCAGGCAATTGAATTTGCCCATCGGTACATTCCAAGTTGCGATATGCTACTTGTTCAAGTCAATTGGGACAATACGGGCGGCATATTCCTGTTTTCACAGGAAGTCCAAATTGAAGCTCTGGAGAAAATGGGACGGGCAAGTTACATCAAATTGCCAAAGGCTGGCACAAATCCACGCGGCGTGGAACTGTCTGCGAAAGCGCTGGACGTTTTGTCCGCGCACCCACAGACGCTGAAATTTCCAGTACAATGGTATAGAACGAAGGTGGAATACAATCCGTATCGGCGATGGCTCGATTTTTGGCAAGAGGAATGA